GTAGAAACTGCTAAATTCGGTTTATAATCTGTCATGAACATGTGTTGCTCCGCTTTTTATCTATTGGCGTCGAATTCAGTTTATACAAGCAGAAGTGCATGAACGGACACCAATAGATGCAGGTCTCTCGAAGAAGATAATCATAAATAAATTTTACAATCCGTCATGTAAGATGTGTCCTTCTGCTTCGTGTAAACCGAATCAGCGCCCGACGCAACGCCATCCTGAGGGGGGCCATGGTCAAGGAGGTTATGGTTCTGTATTAGCCTCCTTGGATTCTTGGTATATGTACAGGTGACTTGTTCAAGCATAGATATTAATTCGATGCTGCCGTCCAACATACTACATACAATATATACATATGAGTAGCAGGCTGTCCAGATCTAAGCACACGCTCCGTGCTCGCAAAAAATTAAAAGCACACGCTCTGCAGGCTGCCCACATCACAAGACTTAGTCCTACCCAACCATGTAGGCATATACATGACACTATGTCAGGATCTCCCTATAAATACCAGCCTCCATTGTTGTTTAGACATCGCACGGTTCAAGCAGCACAGCAACCAATTCAAAAGCTCGACAGCGAGCACGTTCCTACCAGTGCCATCACGGCTTGGTATCTTGTTTTAGTGAGGTGAAAACAGAGACATGGTGGCCATTCGTGTGCTGCTCCTTGCAGGAGCTCTCTTGGCCTTTGCGTGCTCACAGCATGGCGTCGCCGCCTCCGACCCCAGCCTTCTCCAGGACTTCTGCGTCGCTGACAAGACGTCCCAAGGTACATGCATACTGGATTACTGATTCATATACTCCATAGAATTGTAGTCGAGCAATCACCCATCTTGGCTATCTCACATGGATGCATCCAATCCATGCAGTGCGTGTCAACGGGCTGCCTTGCAAAGATGCGACGGAAGTCGTCGCCGAGGACTTCTTCTTCTCCGGCCTTCATGTGGCCGGCAACACGGCCAACAAGCAGGGCTCCGCAGTGACTGCCGTCAACGTCGCGCAGATTGGTGGTCTCAACACCATGGGCATCTCCCTCGTCCGCATCGACTATGCGCCGAACGGCCTCAACCCTCCCCACACCCACCCGCGCTCCACCGAGATCTTGACCGTGCTAGAGGGTTGTCTCCATGTGGGCTTCATCACCTCGAACCCTGAGAACAGACACTtcaccaaggttctcaccaagggaGACGTGTTTGTATTCCCCAAGGGCCTCGTCCATTACCAGTTCAATAATGGGAATACTCATGCTGTGGCCATCGCGGCGCTGAGCAGCCAGAACCCCGGAGTGATCACGGTAGCCAACGCGGTGTTTGGATCGGAGCCTGCCATCTCAGATGATGTTATTACCAAGGCATTTCAGGTGGAGAAGAACACCGTCGATTGGATCCAAGCACAATTCTAAGTCTGTGTCCCCGATTGTGTTTGTTTGTTTAATTGTTTGTTGAAGTACTATTTGATCTTTAGCTTCATTTGGATTGCATTGCATGTTCTCCATAGTATTGTAAGTTGAGGATTTTTAATTCTCATGTGTATGTTTTTTCACCTGTATAACATTGATGTGTTGTGGTACACACCCCTATTTGTGTATTGCAAAGGTAAATTATTTGTTAAATTTGTCATTATTTTCCTTTGCTTTGGTTTGGTACTCCCTATGTGAACAAATATAAGACCGTTAGTGAATAACTACTTCCGGCGATTCACGTACTTTACACTGCCCACATGTACTTGTGGGACACAAATCCAATGTTAGAGCTTCTTGTTAGAGCTAACCTTGCTGTGTATGCTGTTCATCATCTTTGGTTTTCCTTGCTTTGAGTTTGGGTCATGTTACCGTGTGCATGCATAGCAAAGtgattatgtgtgttaaaaaaaaAGCATCACCGCCCATCCACCTTTGACCTAGGCAGCCACCACCTCCAAAACCTAAGGTTttctgcctcccgccggcgccgacgccggtccatcccgtctccggtggccttagggc
Above is a window of Triticum aestivum cultivar Chinese Spring chromosome 6B, IWGSC CS RefSeq v2.1, whole genome shotgun sequence DNA encoding:
- the LOC123134569 gene encoding putative germin-like protein 2-2, which encodes MVAIRVLLLAGALLAFACSQHGVAASDPSLLQDFCVADKTSQVRVNGLPCKDATEVVAEDFFFSGLHVAGNTANKQGSAVTAVNVAQIGGLNTMGISLVRIDYAPNGLNPPHTHPRSTEILTVLEGCLHVGFITSNPENRHFTKVLTKGDVFVFPKGLVHYQFNNGNTHAVAIAALSSQNPGVITVANAVFGSEPAISDDVITKAFQVEKNTVDWIQAQF